Proteins encoded within one genomic window of Brachybacterium sp. P6-10-X1:
- a CDS encoding M20/M25/M40 family metallo-hydrolase, with the protein MRAVQQHTAGLIRDQVPAARISTGGEDRPWTLISVGPDVPAPLFACHTDTVPVGDAQQWSRDPLGGEHDDVHLHGRGSVDMKGGLAAATVALIGAATHGAGGHLLLTADEEIGSLGAQRTGDVIATLDLTGIIIPEATNLSVRCSHRGACWLRLIARGRAAHGSAPERGLNAVLRLAAALGPALETAPLRHDEVLGTETASIGTFHGGDATNIVPAAATATLDQRTVADSAPLLEHWRRIDGIDEVETILDLAALRTDLVDPFVRSLPAPLDPAPVTYFTDGSVLQGFRPDVPIVVWGPGAPRQMHSVDERLELAQLTKAADLFERVLLSGR; encoded by the coding sequence ATGCGAGCCGTCCAGCAGCATACCGCCGGCCTGATCCGCGACCAGGTGCCCGCGGCTCGGATCAGCACCGGCGGCGAGGACCGCCCGTGGACCCTGATCTCCGTCGGCCCGGACGTCCCTGCGCCCCTGTTCGCCTGCCATACGGACACCGTTCCGGTGGGCGATGCGCAGCAGTGGTCACGGGACCCGCTCGGCGGGGAGCACGACGATGTCCACCTGCACGGGCGGGGCTCCGTGGACATGAAGGGCGGGCTCGCCGCAGCAACCGTCGCGCTGATCGGAGCAGCGACCCACGGCGCCGGCGGGCACCTGCTCCTCACCGCCGATGAGGAGATCGGATCGCTCGGCGCCCAGCGCACCGGCGACGTGATCGCGACCCTCGATCTGACCGGAATCATCATCCCGGAGGCGACGAACCTGAGCGTGCGATGCAGCCACCGCGGAGCATGCTGGCTCCGGCTGATCGCCCGAGGCCGGGCGGCGCACGGTTCCGCCCCGGAGCGCGGTCTCAACGCCGTGCTCCGACTCGCCGCAGCACTGGGCCCCGCGCTGGAGACCGCGCCCCTGCGCCACGACGAGGTGCTCGGCACGGAGACCGCCTCGATCGGCACGTTCCACGGCGGCGACGCCACGAACATCGTTCCCGCCGCAGCAACAGCGACCCTGGATCAGCGAACCGTCGCCGATTCGGCTCCCCTGCTCGAGCATTGGCGGCGGATCGACGGCATCGACGAGGTCGAGACGATCCTCGATCTCGCGGCGCTGCGCACGGATCTCGTGGATCCCTTCGTCCGCTCGCTGCCCGCGCCCCTCGATCCTGCACCGGTCACCTACTTCACCGACGGCTCCGTGCTGCAAGGGTTCCGCCCGGACGTGCCGATCGTCGTCTGGGGGCCGGGAGCTCCGAGGCAGATGCACTCCGTCGACGAGCGACTCGAACTCGCCCAGCTCACGAAGGCCGCGGACCTGTTCGAACGGGTGCTGCTCTCAGGTCGCTGA
- a CDS encoding IclR family transcriptional regulator — MQGGESVNEEKRPSTMRSLERAIDVLEVLERSGTPLRLSEVAREADLHVATTQRILTVLEGRGRVEHDASGYRTGVAMLFGAHAYLTTSRVALAAPVILQQLADATGLTSSVFVRAGISRAAVARVEGTDPLRYVLPLGERLPLYLGAGKALAAYLEPSELDEVFKGKDAFTRADGTTVTLGDFHRELEAVRATGWTLSRDERVIGTTAVAAPVLSPSGACLAAVQVAGPSHSQTFEDTTSLGYEVRNAAAALAARLG; from the coding sequence ATGCAGGGAGGCGAGAGCGTGAACGAGGAGAAGCGTCCGAGCACGATGCGTTCGCTGGAGCGCGCCATCGACGTGCTCGAGGTCCTGGAGCGCAGCGGGACGCCACTGCGCCTGAGCGAGGTCGCACGGGAAGCAGATCTGCACGTGGCGACCACGCAGCGGATCCTCACGGTCCTCGAGGGCCGCGGACGGGTCGAACACGACGCTTCGGGCTACCGCACGGGCGTGGCGATGCTCTTCGGCGCCCATGCCTATCTGACGACGAGCCGCGTGGCCCTGGCAGCTCCGGTCATCCTGCAGCAGCTCGCCGACGCCACCGGGCTGACGTCCTCCGTGTTCGTCCGCGCCGGCATCTCACGCGCTGCCGTGGCGCGGGTCGAGGGCACAGATCCGCTTCGATACGTGCTGCCGCTGGGAGAGCGCCTCCCCCTCTACCTCGGGGCCGGCAAAGCGCTTGCCGCGTACTTGGAGCCGTCGGAGCTCGACGAAGTCTTCAAGGGGAAGGATGCGTTCACGCGCGCAGATGGCACGACGGTCACCCTGGGAGACTTCCATCGCGAACTCGAGGCCGTCCGGGCGACAGGATGGACCCTCTCTCGCGACGAACGGGTCATCGGCACCACCGCGGTCGCCGCCCCGGTGCTGTCCCCGAGCGGTGCCTGCCTGGCAGCTGTCCAGGTCGCCGGTCCGTCCCACAGCCAGACCTTCGAGGACACCACGTCGCTGGGGTACGAGGTGCGGAACGCGGCCGCCGCGCTGGCGGCCCGGCTCGGATGA
- a CDS encoding tripartite tricarboxylate transporter TctB family protein: protein MQPSTHESPPSTPPPGSERTAEARRRGRSRLSAIVAAIIACVGVTTIVGSLPLGYWTALGPGPGFFPLWLGILLAMLGVAWAVTEVRSWRAGVSSRPASAEEEPPEYSLPTAAAIVASLVILAACLEVLGYQLSMLFFLLFHLLVLGKRGLLLSAVIAVTGSFGVFMVFTLLLGVPLPASSIPLLRGVGL from the coding sequence ATGCAGCCATCGACTCACGAGTCGCCTCCGTCGACTCCGCCACCGGGCTCGGAACGGACTGCGGAGGCGCGCAGGAGGGGGCGGTCGCGCTTGTCCGCGATCGTCGCCGCGATCATCGCGTGCGTAGGCGTGACGACGATCGTCGGATCGCTCCCGCTCGGCTACTGGACCGCGCTGGGGCCCGGGCCCGGATTCTTCCCGCTCTGGCTCGGCATCCTGCTGGCCATGCTCGGCGTGGCCTGGGCCGTGACCGAGGTGCGCTCCTGGCGCGCCGGCGTCTCCTCTCGGCCCGCCTCCGCGGAGGAGGAGCCGCCGGAGTACTCCCTGCCCACCGCCGCCGCGATCGTGGCCAGCCTGGTGATCCTCGCGGCCTGCCTCGAGGTGCTCGGCTACCAGCTGAGCATGCTGTTCTTCCTTCTCTTCCACCTGCTGGTGCTCGGCAAGCGCGGTCTGCTGCTCTCGGCCGTGATCGCCGTGACGGGCAGCTTCGGAGTGTTCATGGTCTTCACCCTGCTGCTCGGTGTGCCGCTGCCGGCGTCGTCGATCCCGCTGCTGCGCGGAGTGGGGCTCTGA
- a CDS encoding tripartite tricarboxylate transporter permease — MDTLPALMDGFAAALSPHNLLFALIGCILGTILGLLPGIGSTAGMAILIPLTMAMDPAGAIIMLAAIFYGGAYGGTITSVLLNIPGEGESAITAIDGCEMTKRGRAGVALTTAGIGSFIGGTTATIGLVVAAEPLARLGLRVGPPEFFSLVLIGLALLVGLVGRSVLKGMISAAIGLLIAMVGIDPVAGLPRFTFGQAHFFDGISYIPVLVGIFGLGELLASAGGASARPKAPSLRELIPSRADFRRSAPTIARGTAIGGIIGLIPGVSSAISSLLAYSAERKISKHGKEFGKGAIEGVAAPETANNAHSNASFVPLFTLGIPASPAIAVLMGAFLQNGLTPGPRLFVEAPDLVWTVIASLFVGNLLLLVLNVPLVGVWTRILAIPYSVLRAIIFAFIVIGSYAVNNSVIDIYVMVFFGVVGFVFRQVNVPVAPLVLTLILGPFIESALRESLQISQGDFGIFLDRPLSLVFLIIAAAILLASILGAGLKRRAELPVDAEV, encoded by the coding sequence ATGGATACTCTGCCCGCACTCATGGACGGGTTCGCAGCGGCCCTGTCCCCACACAACCTGCTGTTCGCCCTGATCGGCTGCATCCTCGGCACCATCCTGGGCCTGCTGCCGGGCATCGGCTCGACCGCCGGCATGGCGATCCTGATCCCGCTGACCATGGCGATGGACCCCGCTGGTGCCATCATCATGCTCGCCGCCATCTTCTACGGAGGAGCCTACGGCGGCACCATCACCAGCGTCCTGCTGAACATCCCCGGCGAGGGAGAATCCGCGATCACCGCGATCGACGGCTGCGAGATGACCAAGCGCGGCCGCGCCGGCGTCGCCCTGACCACCGCCGGCATCGGCTCCTTCATCGGCGGCACCACCGCCACCATCGGCTTGGTCGTCGCCGCCGAGCCGCTGGCCAGACTCGGTCTGCGGGTAGGACCACCGGAGTTCTTCTCCCTGGTGCTGATCGGGCTGGCGCTGCTGGTCGGGCTCGTCGGCCGCTCCGTGCTCAAGGGCATGATCTCCGCGGCCATCGGCCTGCTGATCGCCATGGTGGGCATCGACCCGGTCGCGGGGCTGCCCCGATTCACCTTCGGCCAGGCCCACTTCTTCGACGGCATCAGCTACATCCCCGTCCTGGTCGGAATCTTCGGCCTGGGGGAGCTGCTGGCCAGCGCCGGCGGTGCGTCGGCCCGTCCCAAGGCCCCTTCGCTGCGCGAGCTCATCCCCTCCCGCGCGGACTTCCGCCGCAGCGCCCCCACCATCGCCCGCGGCACCGCGATCGGCGGCATCATCGGCCTGATCCCCGGTGTCAGCTCGGCGATCTCCTCCCTGCTCGCCTACAGCGCCGAGCGGAAGATCTCCAAGCACGGCAAGGAGTTCGGCAAGGGAGCCATCGAGGGCGTCGCCGCCCCGGAGACCGCGAACAACGCCCACAGCAATGCCTCCTTCGTGCCGCTGTTCACCCTCGGCATCCCCGCCTCCCCGGCGATCGCCGTGCTAATGGGCGCGTTCTTGCAGAACGGTCTCACCCCGGGCCCACGCCTGTTCGTCGAGGCACCGGACCTGGTCTGGACGGTGATCGCCAGCTTGTTCGTGGGCAATCTGCTGCTGCTGGTGCTGAACGTGCCGCTGGTGGGGGTGTGGACCCGCATCCTCGCGATCCCGTACTCGGTGCTGCGGGCGATCATCTTCGCCTTCATCGTGATCGGCTCCTACGCCGTCAACAACAGCGTCATCGACATCTACGTCATGGTGTTCTTCGGCGTCGTCGGATTCGTGTTCCGCCAGGTCAACGTCCCCGTCGCCCCGCTGGTGCTCACCCTGATCCTGGGTCCCTTCATCGAGAGCGCACTGCGCGAATCCCTGCAGATCTCCCAGGGCGACTTCGGGATCTTCCTGGACCGGCCCCTGTCGCTGGTCTTCCTCATCATCGCCGCCGCCATCCTCCTCGCCTCGATCCTCGGCGCCGGTCTGAAGAGAAGGGCAGAGCTGCCCGTCGACGCCGAGGTCTGA
- a CDS encoding tripartite tricarboxylate transporter substrate binding protein, with protein MSSTPRISRRALAAPALGLTATLLFSGCANVGGGSGGSGGSSDSGGGASVDYPTGPITLVVGFSAGGSTDTGARLMATALEEKLGTSFTVVNKPGANSQLAYTELTQSEPDGYTMSTINFPSAIMTVIDESRGATYTREDFAPVALQVIDPTAIAVAPDSDIETPEDLIAAAEAAPGELRATTTGVASNEHFALAMLEKATGAKIAPVHFADGASAATTAFLGGNTELLLANISDLQSLQESGELRIIGVMDEERSDFVPDVPTFAEAGIDVSLSSSRGYAFPAGTPDEVITTVSDAMGEVMATPEFEEKMTQQGLAPAYKDSEEYAEYWTETQALFEELYPLVREAK; from the coding sequence ATGTCCTCCACACCCCGCATCTCGCGCCGCGCCCTCGCCGCTCCGGCGCTCGGTCTCACCGCGACCCTGCTGTTCTCCGGCTGCGCCAACGTCGGCGGCGGCTCAGGCGGCTCCGGCGGCTCCAGCGATTCCGGCGGCGGCGCGAGCGTCGACTACCCGACGGGGCCCATCACGCTGGTGGTCGGCTTCTCCGCCGGCGGCTCCACCGACACCGGGGCGCGGCTGATGGCCACCGCGCTCGAGGAGAAGCTCGGCACCTCGTTCACCGTCGTCAACAAGCCCGGGGCCAACTCGCAGCTGGCCTACACCGAGCTCACGCAGTCCGAGCCCGACGGCTACACCATGAGCACGATCAACTTCCCCTCCGCCATCATGACCGTGATCGACGAGAGCCGCGGCGCCACCTACACCCGGGAGGACTTCGCACCGGTCGCCCTGCAGGTCATCGACCCCACCGCCATCGCGGTCGCACCCGACAGCGACATCGAGACCCCCGAGGACCTGATCGCCGCCGCCGAGGCCGCTCCCGGTGAGCTGCGCGCCACCACCACCGGTGTGGCCAGCAACGAGCACTTCGCGCTCGCGATGCTGGAGAAGGCGACGGGCGCGAAGATCGCGCCGGTCCACTTCGCCGACGGCGCCTCCGCCGCGACCACCGCCTTCCTGGGCGGGAACACCGAACTGCTGCTCGCCAACATCAGCGATCTCCAGTCCCTGCAGGAATCCGGCGAACTGCGGATCATCGGCGTGATGGACGAGGAGCGCAGCGACTTCGTCCCCGACGTTCCCACCTTCGCCGAGGCCGGGATCGATGTCTCCCTGTCCTCCTCGCGTGGCTATGCCTTCCCTGCCGGCACCCCCGACGAGGTCATCACCACGGTCTCCGACGCCATGGGAGAGGTCATGGCGACACCCGAGTTCGAGGAGAAGATGACCCAGCAGGGCCTCGCCCCCGCGTACAAGGACAGCGAGGAGTACGCCGAGTACTGGACCGAGACCCAGGCACTCTTCGAGGAGCTGTACCCGCTGGTCCGTGAGGCGAAGTGA
- a CDS encoding RraA family protein encodes MTGATVSSPTDAPAPAAPVPGGRLAGAAPDRPAPTLVERFRRLPSANIADAMGRLGAMDPGIKPAWPGATMVGPAFTVWTRPGDNRGIHEALQQVRPGDVIVVNGGGDQARALIGELVAGRAKIRAVGGFVIDGAVRDAEGLAEYDMPVFARSRTPSGPYKDGPFALSIDIAVGGVAVHPGDIVVGDPDGVVVVPLQSAEAIAEAAEAKQAKELATREWIDQSLTAATDGAEVRS; translated from the coding sequence ATGACCGGCGCCACAGTCTCCTCTCCGACCGACGCCCCCGCACCCGCTGCTCCCGTCCCCGGCGGGCGGCTCGCCGGCGCAGCGCCCGACAGGCCCGCCCCCACCCTGGTGGAGCGGTTCCGTCGGCTGCCGTCCGCGAACATCGCCGACGCGATGGGCCGCCTGGGCGCCATGGACCCCGGCATCAAGCCCGCCTGGCCGGGGGCGACCATGGTGGGCCCCGCCTTCACCGTCTGGACCCGTCCCGGTGACAATCGCGGCATCCACGAGGCACTGCAGCAGGTGCGCCCCGGCGACGTGATCGTCGTCAACGGCGGCGGGGACCAGGCCCGCGCCCTGATCGGCGAGCTGGTCGCCGGCCGCGCCAAGATCCGCGCTGTCGGCGGCTTCGTGATCGACGGTGCCGTCCGCGACGCGGAGGGCCTGGCCGAGTACGACATGCCGGTCTTCGCTCGCTCCCGCACCCCCTCCGGCCCCTACAAGGACGGACCCTTCGCGCTGTCCATCGACATCGCGGTGGGCGGAGTCGCGGTCCATCCCGGCGACATCGTGGTCGGGGACCCCGACGGCGTGGTCGTCGTCCCCCTCCAATCCGCCGAGGCCATCGCCGAGGCCGCCGAGGCCAAGCAGGCCAAGGAGCTCGCCACTCGGGAGTGGATCGACCAGTCGCTGACTGCCGCGACCGACGGCGCGGAGGTGCGGTCATGA
- a CDS encoding universal stress protein — protein MTVLAGFTPTEAGLLVVDAARAEAQRRRSPLLILNSATGSACADRGLATAADLHRLREHVAEAGIDAEVRQITQAVTASESLIHTAEEISAEIVVIGLRQRTRTGKFLMGSVAQDVLLHAPCDVLALRLPF, from the coding sequence ATGACGGTGCTCGCCGGATTCACGCCCACCGAGGCCGGACTCCTCGTCGTCGACGCCGCGCGCGCGGAGGCGCAGCGACGACGCAGTCCGCTGCTGATCCTGAACTCCGCGACCGGCTCCGCCTGCGCCGACCGGGGCCTGGCGACCGCGGCGGACCTGCACCGGCTGCGCGAACACGTCGCCGAGGCCGGGATCGACGCCGAGGTCCGGCAGATCACCCAGGCCGTCACCGCGTCGGAGTCACTGATCCACACCGCCGAGGAGATCTCGGCGGAGATCGTCGTGATCGGCCTGCGCCAGCGCACCCGCACCGGCAAGTTCCTCATGGGCAGCGTGGCTCAGGACGTCCTGCTCCACGCCCCCTGCGACGTGCTCGCCCTCCGCCTGCCTTTCTGA
- a CDS encoding NAD(P)-dependent oxidoreductase: MPAASTPHTPDTDAAATPTTIAILGLGEVGRIYGAALAAAGHEVLGYDPYSTGAVEGLTVLDDLEAAVERADMVFTLTPASVGLSVAREAAPALRPGTLYADFTSAAPAAKQELTGVFACVPGVRPADVAILGPVVQLGAGTPLMTAGPGARALAPILRTLGADVQVVEGEIGAAMGHKLVRSVFMKSLAAAVTEAVRAGRAAGHEEWIRGQIARELSGDGQGTIDRFLRGSVLHAARRHQEMESVAGYLDDLGVTPTMSRAAAEVHRALQDESAPAQTG, translated from the coding sequence ATGCCCGCAGCCAGCACCCCGCACACCCCGGACACCGACGCCGCTGCCACACCGACGACCATCGCCATCCTCGGACTCGGGGAGGTGGGCCGCATCTACGGCGCCGCGCTCGCCGCCGCCGGGCACGAGGTGCTCGGCTACGACCCGTACAGCACAGGCGCGGTCGAAGGACTCACCGTCCTGGACGATCTCGAGGCAGCGGTGGAGCGCGCTGACATGGTGTTCACGCTGACCCCGGCATCCGTGGGGCTCTCTGTGGCGCGGGAGGCCGCACCGGCACTGCGCCCCGGGACCCTGTATGCCGACTTCACCTCCGCCGCGCCCGCCGCGAAGCAGGAGCTGACCGGTGTGTTCGCGTGCGTACCGGGGGTGCGGCCGGCGGACGTGGCGATCCTGGGGCCCGTCGTGCAGCTGGGAGCGGGCACGCCGCTGATGACCGCCGGCCCGGGCGCACGGGCCCTTGCGCCGATCCTGCGCACGCTCGGCGCGGACGTGCAGGTGGTGGAGGGGGAGATCGGTGCCGCCATGGGGCACAAGCTGGTGCGCAGCGTGTTCATGAAGAGCCTCGCCGCCGCTGTCACCGAGGCGGTGCGCGCCGGCCGTGCTGCCGGGCACGAGGAGTGGATCCGAGGGCAGATCGCCCGCGAGCTCTCCGGCGACGGGCAGGGGACGATCGATCGCTTCCTGCGCGGCAGCGTCCTGCACGCCGCCCGCCGCCATCAGGAGATGGAGTCCGTGGCCGGCTATCTCGACGACCTCGGTGTGACCCCGACGATGTCCCGCGCAGCGGCGGAGGTGCACCGGGCACTGCAGGACGAGTCAGCGCCCGCACAGACCGGGTGA